The genomic window GAATATGTACTATAGGGACTTAGAGTAACTTTCAATTTTATGAACAGTGAACTGCAATCCCAActtgaacactgaacactgaattaTGTTAATAATGCCCCACTTACATGATCTCAAGTGTTTTCCATTGTTAGTTTGATTCTttctactactaccaccactactactaccactactactactactactactactattattattattattattattattattattattatgaattaCAGAAATGTCTAAAATTGAAACAGGTATACGATTTAATCATAAAGTATGCACTAAGACAGAAACTGATTCTCATTATAAGACAACAATGACGCATTTTATTTTCCCACAGTGTCTTCATTACAAATCTGACATAACCAGTATGAAATCTGAAGTAATTAGCCCTTGTTACCCTTTATAGGTCGACCACTGATAGATCTACCGTAATGATAGTTCGCTCAAATAAGGCATCTTTCTGAACTGATATGTTTGGGGTGCACATCTCTTTAGATTGTGTGAGCAAAAATGCTCTGAATAAAATACCAGTGCAATCTCATCATTACCCAGTCTGTTaagtatgaaatgaaatgcaattgTCACAAAGTGTGCAAAGTGTCACCACGAAATATTAcaatttttgtcctttttcttacCGGCAAAGTCATGTTTTCAATATAAAAGATTCTAGCATGCATGTGTATAAATGAAATggacacattttatttcaactcCTTGTCTATATCAGTCGTCTGAATTACTGTTTAAATTCGTGGCATGTATAATGTTAGTTGTGTTTGCTCTGGTTCCTTACAAtatttgaaaaagagaatggttGGCCCATATTTGCAGATAGAATCCCTGAGAATCCCTCAGTGCAGTAGCAGAACTCTGTTTCTATGAAAACCTGATAGATGTAGGTCTCAGGGGAAACTGATGAAGGCACAGCAGCTTTCTCAGCAAAACAGAGGCCTGCTGGCCAAAGCATTAAGCTTTTGCCCCATCATTCCTCCCCTCTGCTGGTATGGTTCCAGTTTGACTATAATAAATGGCAGCTTCCTCTTGGTTCCTGCAAATGCTATATGGAAAAAGAATACATTTGTCATGTGATGCATTGACAatagtttttttctgtcttagtTATCATATCATATTCAGTATCACTTCTATTTCTAGTCAAAAATTTGTGATACATGCAATTTTATGTCTTACCATTTTAGTGGTTTGACTTGGCTGATCAATTCGGGTAACTCCTGATCTTTTGTTTCTGGAAGCAACAAACTAAGGCCTCCAACAGCAATAGTTATACCTCCCATAAGAATATAGGGTAGAATCCTATTGTATGTTccttaaaaaacaaatcaaatcaagcaTACAAAGTTATTCGTCATTAcctcaaacaacaacaacagcaatagcAACAGCAATAACGgtaacaatcatcatcatcatcatcatcatcatcatcactgtcatcatcatcatcaaatatCTGATGTCAACACTACAGACTGGTCTTATGCTATCTGTCCTGCTACCCCGCTTTTAAATATCATAGTAATTTAACTCTATGCTTTACTCATTGCTATATGAAAACAGTGCCCATAGTCAAATAACTGAGCCAACGGATATTCATGCATTTAGTAGGTGCTTACCAATGTAGGCTATGTATGGGGAGAAAAGGCTACCAATGCGAGAGGCCATGCAGGCTGTCCCCAGGCCCATGTTCCTGACCACAGTGGGAAAAAGCTCAGTGGCATAAAGATAGAGAAACGCAAAGGCCCCTGTCACCCCTGATTTTCCTGTCATTATGAGGGTCAGGGTCAGAGCTTTAAGGTCTGTGGGAAACAAAATGAGAAGACTGTAACATTGTAAAACATTTGAGGATGGTAAAAGAACAGCTATCTAAAGATGCTGGCATCTAAAACAGTTTATTGGCTTGTGAATGCAATGGACTGGTCTCTGCTCTCTTCTTGACATGACTGTTATTCCTCCCAGAATGGCAGGGTCTAAAGACATTTAAATTCAGATGAAAAGCAACACCGTCATGTGTTGGGATGTGAAATGTCCTTTATCATATGTCCAAGTCCCTCAGTTTCCAAAGCAAATGGATGCTCTATGTTCACTGTTGAGGAATggtgatattctttttttcttaaatgtccCATTTCAAACTTGTTGAATTGTTTAGCTAGTGTTGGCTTGCGTTAGTTACTAGTGTTAGAAACTAGCTAGTGTTAGTTAGCGTTATTTCATGGCATTACACTGAGATATAACAAAAGGCACTAATATTTAGGGCATTTAAGAGTACTCATTAAGTCTTAATTGGATTTCTCTCATTTGTATTCCTCTAGACTATGCATGGATGTCCCACAACATACAAACGATGCAATACATGGAGGATATCTGCTATAACTGAATATTACAAAGCCAAGCCACTCTTATCAGTGGCCACAGACACACCTTCAGGAATAAATTTGATGAGGAGCAGCAGTGTCCCACACAACAGAAGACTGGACGTCAATGTGATTCGGCGAGAGGTGTGGCGAGAAATGAACCAAATTAAGCTGTAGCCCACGACCTCTGACCCTGCAGCAATAAGACAGTTAAGGTAGGGATCACCATCCATGTTTGGAGTGCTGAGGGAAAGTCCGTAATAAGTCATGGAGATGACTATCCTGTTCAagataaaagagagagtaaTGATGCATAGTTGTGCCTTGTTTAGCGTGTAAACTTAATATTGTTGACTATCAACTACCTAAACTTGAGTCTAGATTTTTTCTTGACAAAAACCATATAGACCAAACTTAAGACCAAATCGTGAAtcataattaaaagaaaatagtTAAAGCAGAACCAAAAACGCCGAAGTGATAATTCATTGTTACAATTTACCAGATGATGATGCTCAGGATGGTAATATTTCTTATATTGGTAGTTTTGAAAAGATCAGTCCAAGAGTACTGTACTTGGCTGGCTTGATCATCTTTTGCCTGGGAAAGAGAAAGTGTTCCgtaaaataacatttataacaATTGTAATGACATAATTTTCAGAATTCCCAATTCTCAGTACTCTGAGACACAGACTTTATGAAAAGCCTCCTGAAAATATGGTCAGATTTGTGGACTAGATGTGAGGTGAATTATAGGCAGTTCAattaaacacaatgaaatgtaaTCACCAGTAACTGGTCACAGTCACTTTGTTTGAATATGACTTCTGGAGGAGTGACCCCATTCATCTTAGCTGCAGCTCGAATGATGGCTTCCgcctcctccaccctcccctGGGACAGGAGCCAGCGGGGTGATTCTGGGATGTACCTGACATATTCATACAACAACTCTAAGAGGTCAATTCATGTCTTACAGTTCACATACCACATGATCTCTATCAGTCACCTGAATTCAACATGGAAGCCCAAACTCACCACCACATGGGAATATAAAGGAATCCCGGGATGGATAGGGCTATCAGAAGAATCCTCCAGGTCCGAATGTAATAGGCAAAAAGTGGGAGAAAAATATAACCAATGGCATAGCACAGGCTCAGACCTATAAAGGCAAAGCTGGCACGTGTTGACTTGCTGAGAATTTCACAGCctgaaaatgataataaaaaagtGCTTGAGTGACATTTTCACCTCTTggggaaaaagggagaaaaaatattaaaatatataaatgtatacacATATGTTTTTGGGAACTCTGGTGCTCGGAGCATCCATATTTAATGGAAGGGGACATTTTGGATCATTCCAAATAAATAACCTCTTAATACTTAACACGCAAATGGTTAAGTAGTTTTCATGTCAATTCTCTATGCTACTACAATTGATATTAAAACCAGTTCAGttaaattcagttaaattaaactcagttcaattttatttgcatAACACTTTTTACAATGGACATTTTCATAAAGCAGCTTTACCAGATGCCTGACCTGATACCCCCAGCAAGCAAGCCCACAGTGACAACGGAAAGAAAAAACTCTCCTAGGTTGAGACAGGAAAAAACCTTGAAAGGAACCATGATTCAACATGGGGAGCCCATCATCCTCTGGTTGGCCAGGGTTAGTTTACACCACTACAGggaaagcaacagaaaacaaaaaagatctatgagattaaataaaaaaaagaagacagggCACAGgaggggaacacacacacatatatatatgtatatgaatgtgtgtatgtatgtatgtatgtatgtatgtatgtatgcattttttaaaggaaaaatcaCGGTAATTTAGAAATTGTATAGtaatttccttttgttttcttaatgatGTATTCTTGCTTGTAAAAATACAGTATTGGACTGCAATTTAACATTGTCCCTGCTATTCAATGGATTGTATCGGttaatacaaaatacaaacatattctTTCTAATCTTACATAGGTAAATGAattaatacatatacatattggCCAGCTGTTACACAGTCAAAGCTGCCAGATAGCCATGAGGGGAGAAGTGCGAAAAGCAGgggtggagggagaaaaaaagagaatgagtttagtttcatctgttttctgaggggggggggggggggcagggcgGGGGTAGTATGGGTTGCATGCTCTGCTGAGTGCAGTATGGGACCCTGGAAGGCCTAGCCAGGACAGCATAACTAAAAGCAGGAGTTAGTGGGTAACGCAGATATGAGGGCACCTTAGGATGCCAGAAGCCCACCAACAGTCAAGTAACAGGAGTGATCACATGCAATTGAAGAGCAACAGCACTGACAGCCTAGTTCACCAaaaactgtgtgtcagagtCCCCCCTCATGCTCTGTTCCTTCGGTTATACGGTAGACTTAAGAAGAACTTCTGACTTAGGCATATTTAGCTGTGGGCTAGACTAAACAAGTCTGTTTTCATGCTAGATTTAAAGATTGGCTGGACCTAAATTATGCACAAACTGATAAAGGTTAGTTTGATTGGATTTGAACCAGGAGAGTGCCTATCCACCTATGCCAGCAAGACATCCCGACCTCTTTGACAAGATTTCATGATAAATACTATCGAAAACTGCATTTAAATGTAACAACACAAGCAAAGATTTATAGCTAGGCATGGAGTAAGTCATTTAAAACCTTAACTAGAACAGTCTCTTTATTATGTGGTCTAAAttctgattgaaaaaaaaaaacataaatatttctttgcTGCAAGAATAAATACTATTGTTTTGCCATAACCGTTTCTAAGATTTTAGAGACTTAAGGAGGATTTAAAAAAGGCCTGTAGCTGGACAGATCATTTAGATCAAGATCTGCTTCCTTAATATATGGTTTAAGTCACTTTTAGGGGTCCAGGGTCATGTCCAAGGTATGGAAATGAATTACTAATATATAACAGTGCTTTGCCAATTGAAGGTGACATTTTAATGGTTCCCCAAGTAGGAGGAACCATTAAAtaatttcaattttaatttaCAGGAAGTTGAATTAAACGACTCACTCGAAATCCGAACAGAACTCTCTGAGGAGAGTTGACTCACCCAGGACAAAGGCGCTGCAGTAGTTGGTAATCTCTCCCATTCCAACAAGAAAGTACAGCACACAGAACATTTCCCAGCTGTTAGAGGCTGCTTGAACCAGACTAAATATGGTCTGGACTGCCATTGTGGCAAATAAAACAAGCTTTCTTCCATACCTGTGTGAGAGGAATACATGATGAACTTGCCAACAATGGTTTTACATAGATACACCCCAAAGGGAAGGGGCAGGGCAGAACACAGTACTTGCCTGTCAGATATTACTCCAGATATGAAAGATCCAGTCAGTACTCCAAGGAAGAATACGGTTGCAGTAAAAGGTGCTTTCCAAGCATCATCACACACCAGGTTCCACTGAGGATGTATGACGATACAAAGATGAGTAACTGATGAGTAATTGCTAACATGGGAAATACTGGTGGTAGAGTGAAAACTTGAGTGATACAATGGCATTGCTGCTTAACTAATGCAATGGCCGACTACATCTCACGCATAAGCTGGTTAAGAGTTTCACTCACATAATTTCTTTGTATTTCTCCTCCAACATACACTCCTGAAAACAAGAGTTCCATCAGGGTTCTTTGAAAGGGTACAGTTCCACATTACAATTAAAAAGAACTATTCTCCACTCAAAAGAACCCTTTTTGAAGGCAGAGTTCCTGAAGGGTTCTATACCTTTGATTATGGatttgttctctcctcctcacatATTTAGTCATACAGTGTTATAAGTTGATCAGCTGTCACTAGAAGCTGGGTACAGAAACACCGGAGACACAAGGTCAGCTAAATCTAACATCAAAACTCATAACATCATGCCTCAGCAAGCTCAAGTAAGCATTTTGTTGTAGAAGGTAAACTATTTGTTTAATTCTTTTATGTCAGGGGCCAGATTGCTTCATCTGGTGTAATTATTTCTGATAGGGTTCTGAGTAGAACCATACAGAGTTCGCTGGCTTATCCTCATAGGACAGTACATAATGGTTCCAGGTAAAAAAAAGGGCTCTACCTGGAACCATACAGAGTTCACTGGTTTATCCCCACAGGGAAACATCAGGCAGTACCCATTTTTTCCAGTATTGTACACTGAACTGACCTATATCATACAGGCAGTGACTGTATTCCCAATCTGATCTGTGACCAAAATATCACATGTAAGAGGTACAACAACACTGAGAACTTGCTCTGCATTAAAAGAATTGCCAAAAATTTAAATTGAGCCTACAACTGGAGGAGAGCGCCAGAATatcacagttcttttttttgaaacactgcaaacacagatgCAACAAATCTTTGTAAAGATTCAAGCAAATGTGCTGTAGTTAATGTCTCATACTACCTGCTGCTTTTGTGAAAACTCAAACATCATAAAACTAGAGCTGACATGGAATCTTGAACCAAAGTTTTTTGTATATTGTCCAAGCAAGGAACAATACAAAAGGAACCTTGTAAAACATCCCAAGGTAATCTAATGACAATCACTCcagtgataaataaatattcaccTCGCAAACTTGCTGACAAAAAGTTCAGGTGAGAAATTGTACAAACAAGCTTCAAGATAAGAAGCAAAAGCTCAATGCCATTGTCACCTCAGTTACAATTGTGGTGTCGTATCTCTCCTTGCTGAAGTCCCATCCATCTAAgcagctctctgtctcattcccaAATCTTCCATTAGAGACATTTACTTCCTTGTATCGATGACATCTGCTCAAGATGGTTTCTCCTTTCACCTCTTCAGGTGGAATAGACAGATTCAGGTCAAGATTACCATAGCTGGAATTCAGATGAGGTAGTTTACAATGGTGAGGTGGAATGTCAGCCAGGAATACCATAGCCATCCCCACATAGCCATTGGGCACACTGCTGAGGCTCAGTAGGATGAAAATTAGCCGCTGAAATGGTCC from Chanos chanos chromosome 2, fChaCha1.1, whole genome shotgun sequence includes these protein-coding regions:
- the LOC115805038 gene encoding solute carrier family 22 member 21-like — encoded protein: MTLYEEQTAFLGEWGPFQRLIFILLSLSSVPNGYVGMAMVFLADIPPHHCKLPHLNSSYGNLDLNLSIPPEEVKGETILSRCHRYKEVNVSNGRFGNETESCLDGWDFSKERYDTTIVTEWNLVCDDAWKAPFTATVFFLGVLTGSFISGVISDRYGRKLVLFATMAVQTIFSLVQAASNSWEMFCVLYFLVGMGEITNYCSAFVLGCEILSKSTRASFAFIGLSLCYAIGYIFLPLFAYYIRTWRILLIALSIPGFLYIPMWWYIPESPRWLLSQGRVEEAEAIIRAAAKMNGVTPPEVIFKQSDCDQLLAKDDQASQVQYSWTDLFKTTNIRNITILSIIIWIVISMTYYGLSLSTPNMDGDPYLNCLIAAGSEVVGYSLIWFISRHTSRRITLTSSLLLCGTLLLLIKFIPEDLKALTLTLIMTGKSGVTGAFAFLYLYATELFPTVVRNMGLGTACMASRIGSLFSPYIAYIGTYNRILPYILMGGITIAVGGLSLLLPETKDQELPELISQVKPLKWFIIAITYFGLSLNTPNMNEDLYLSCLPFAVKEVVASVGVWLVFKVVP